The genomic interval ATCGAGGATGCTTTCTTGTATCCTGATTCAACCCGTACCCTACTAAGTTATAGAGATATCCATCAAAATGGGTTACATATTGAAACCCATATGGATAATCGAGAAGAATTTCTTCTCTTAACCAGACAAAACAGAAATGGCAAGCATACTTATGAAAAAATTCCATCTCTTACATCGGGTTTGTACTATACATACATTAAGCCCATTTCCCATGTTGCGTACAAAGTAATATTTCAAAATGTCGATGCATTCCACACTTGGCATGATCGACTTGGGCACCCGGGTATCGGGGTGATGAGAAAAATTATTGGCAACTCTATTGGTCATAATTTGATCACTGGAAAATTTCCCAAGTCCTCTGATTTTGTATGCGCTGCATGTGCTACagggaaattaattttgagaccTTCTTATCTCAAAATTAGAGCTGAACCACTTCGATTCCTTGAACGTATTCAAGGCGATATTTGTGGCCCTATTGTGCCACGATCTAGACCGTTTAGGTACTTTATGGTTTTGATCGATGCATCTGCAAGATGGTCTCATGTGTGTCTACTATCGACACGAAACCATACTTTTGCTAAACTTATGTCCAAATCATAAGGTTAAAAGCAAGTTACCCTGAACATAGGATTCAATCAATCCGTATGGACAACGCTGCCGAATTCAAATCTCATGCTTTCGATGATTATTGCATGGCTTTAGGAATTCAGGTTCAACATTCAGTCCCATATGTCCACATACAAAATGGTTTAGCTGAATCATTGATCAAAAGAATTAAGCTTATTGCTCGACCATTATTGATGAATTGCAAACTACCTTCGTCATGTTGGGGTCATGAAGTACTACACGCTACTGATCTTATCCAACTACGACCAACTGCATATCATGAAACTTCCCCAATGCAGTTAGTACGTGGAAATCCTCCAAGTATTTCCCATTTGCGTAAGTTCGGTTGTGCTGTCTATATACCGATCTCACCACCACAGCGTACTGCTATGGGCCCACACAGGAAAGTGAGGATCTATGTGGGATTTAAATCTCCGTCGATCATAAAGTATTTAGAACCATTAACTGGTGATCTATTTACTGCCCGGTTCACTGACTCTATTTTCGATGAGGAACATTTCCCGGCATTAGGGGGAGACTTCAAGTACCAGAAAGAGTGCTAGGAAATTGATTGGAATGCTCAGGGTATTCCAGCCTCAGATCCACGTACTACAGAAACTAAACTACAAGTTCAGAAAATTATACATTTGCAAAAACTTGCAAATAACCTGCCAGATACATTTACCAATTACAAAGGTGTGACTAAATCTTTCATTCCCGCTCAGAATGCACCAGAAAGAGTGGAGGTACCAAACAAAACCCCTCAACTTTCAAtctctaaaaagaaaaaaagaagtatgGTCACTAAGCGAGATACAATTGCTAACAAGCAAAGAAAGATGGTAAATGTAAACCAGTCTTTATTTGGTACACACCGAATTGATACTAGATATCAAGCAGATCATGATAATCTGCAACCTAGCTCAGTTGTGCACAATGCTGAGACTAGAAATTCTCAAAACCATAGACACATTATGTTGGGAAATCACAATGAGTCTATGAGGGTTGATGAAATTGCCATCAATTATACCGACACtggaaattcttttgataGAAGAGCTACAATTGTCGACAATAAATTTTCCGAACAAATTGCTGATTGCCTCCAAATTGATCTAGAACCTAGGTCTATAAAAGAGTGCTAAAAGCGCTCTGACTGGAACAAATGGAAGGACGCAATTGACACGGAATTAGCCTCGCTTTATAAAAGAGATGTATTCTCGGCCGTTATGCTTACACCTCGTGGTATCTTCCCTGTGGGATACAAATGGGTTTTCGTTCGGAAACGAAATGAGAACAATGAGGTGGTGAGATATAAAGCAAGGCTTGTAGCACAAGGTTTTACGCAAAAACCTGGCGTTGATTTCAACGAAACTTATTCTCCGGTTATGAACGGTATAACTTTCAGATACTTAATATCATTGGCAGTACAAAATCATCTATCTATGCAATTGATGGACGTAGTGACAGCATATCTTTATGGGTCACTTGATTCAGAAATTTACATGAAGGTTCCAGACGGAATCAACATTCCGAATCAAAAGGTAAATCGTAACATGTATTGTGTTAAGTTGCAGAAGTCACTTTATGGCTTAAAACAATCGGGTACAACCGATTAAGTGAATTCCTATCACTAAAGAGATACACTAAAAATGATGATTGCCCGTACGTCTTTATCAAAAAACCCCCCACAGGATTTTGCATTATATCAGTACATGTTGATGATTTAAACATCATTGGCAATACACAAGATATAAATGAAGCACGTCATCATTTAAAGACGGAATTTGAAATGAAGGATTTGggtaaaatcaaattttgcttAGGTCTATAACTTGAGCATTTTACCTTCAGGAATCCTTGTGCACCAAAGTGCCTATACCCAGAAAATATTGGAGAAATTCAATATGGATAAGTCATATCCCTCCAAAACTCCTATGATGGTTCGATCTCTAGACATAGAGAAAGATCCATTTAGACCAAAGGAAGATGGAGAGGATGTTTTAGGACCTGAATTTTCATATCTTAGTGCTATAGGTGCACTAATGTATCTTGCGAACAGTACGCGACCAGACATTGCTTTCGCGGTGAATCTATTAACAAGATACAACGCTGCTCCTACCCATCGTCATTGGACTGGAGTTAAGAATATCTTTTGATATCTTAATGGCACAAGAGATTTGGGATTGTTCTTTAAGAAGAACCAGGATCCGACTTTAATTGGGTATACTAATGCTGGTTATCTATCTGATCCCCACAACGCCAGATCACAAACAGGACTCGTAGTTTTACAAGGAGGAACTGCTATTTCATGGAAATCTTCAAAGCAAACCCTGGTAGCCACTTCCACAAaccattctaaaataattgGATAATATGAAGCATCACGTGAATGTGTATAGCTTAGCAGAATGGTTAACCACATATTAACATCTTATGGTATTGGGTCATTAGAATCACCCACCATTATCTATGAAGATAATGCCGCTTGTGTTGTTCAGATGAAAACTGGTTATATTAAGAGCAACATCACTAAGCATATTgctactaaattattttatcctcATGAGCTTCAGCAACATGGAGAGATAAAAGTCTTGCAAACCAAGTCATGTGATAATCTTGCtgatttattcacaaaatctCTACCATATTCCATATTCTCTAAAATGTATTGAAGGAATTGGTATGAGGAGACTTAAAAGTCTGCAGGATCCAGGAGGAGTACCTCTCTCTGGAAAATAACCTATTTCTGTTATATTATACTCTTTTCTTTGTATGAGTTTTTCACTCTTTGGGTTTTTCTCATTCAAAGTTTTTAATGAGGTAATATCAACACAAGCTCTTAGTATATCACGTTATTCTCCTTATTTTTTCCTATTGGGTTTTTGAGGAGTTTTTACCTGATATATCTAAATAATGGATTATACAATATATTTCTAAGATTTTACAGATCTTCCAAGTCTGGATCTGATAAGGGGGAGTGTTATGAAATATTTGGAGtgatctcatccatccaagGGATAGATCTAATCTATCCAGATATAAAGGAGGAAAAGCATGATTCACATATTTCTCCAATAGCTTCTCTCTCTAGAAAGAGTACGACGTTTCCCAAACGTCGTACTCCTTCGGTTCACACCGTTTCCCCCTGTATATAATGGATTGACGATGAATGAGAAGATTGATTTCATTCCTCTTCCTTTGCGTCGTTCCTCTTCCTCTGTCGTTGTTCCTCAATTCTCAACacaagtaatagaaaaaacacattttaACTATAATCCAATAAAAGCTGCTCGTGCCAGGTGGAATGCAAACCCAACTTTAGGATAACTGAGTGCAAATTTACCAAACggtcaaaagaaaaaaagaagcccAAGAAAGtgcaaatgaagaaaaaaaggaacaaatatTGATTGATACCACAGTCACGATATTATGGTATGGTTCAATTGGAGCGTTAGATCCAGCATCCAggaatcctaattaattgagGTGGACAAAGCACAAACAGGCTAAACATACATAAAAGGCATCccactaattattaattaatcagtgAAAGCCCAGGCCTTATGACCACCATCACGCACACAGCCAAAGGGGGTCCAAGAAGATACAGCTAGCAAGCCATGAGTGTGAGGGAGAATAACCACCCAACCCAACAACAATCCATGCCTCCAGATCTGCTTACACTGGTCCCTGGGATACCACTAGCCTAGCCCCCCCAAAATAAACACATATTGCTATCCATTTATAACTGTGTCCTTTTGTTTGCTTGGTCCCCTCTTTTTTGCAGTTCCTTGAGAAGAAACCAGCAGGAATGCTCTGAGCTGCCATTTCTTCCCTCCAAGTTTGGTGCTACAAACCTTGCCAATGCTGCCACTAAAACTATCATGTTACACTGATATATTCCAAGTAATATTCGAATCTATTAGTGCCTTGGTTTAGCTGTGTACATCCCATTGGATATAGAGGCCGGGTTCATTCCATTTTCTAAAGAGAggggtgaaaaaaattaattgaagCTTATAGCTTGGATTGGGCTCGGCTCCAACTCACAGCCATAAGCCCACGATGAACTGAGTGAGccaagctaagctaagctaagctaaatGGGAGCAGAGGATCTGGACTCAAGCTAAACGGATCTTTATAACTTAATGAGCTGGCTCATGAACTACTCGTTTAGCTCTTTAATGTGGAGGTTACGATGTCCTTTTATATTACACTTAACATATTACTTCCtttatgtttaaatatatgacgtttggttagtttaaaattgaactaaccaacatcatataaaaaaatgaaaggggtattttatttacttctaaattacttttatttagtGGATATTTTACTGGCTAGCTGGTGTTTATTATTATGATAACAAATTCTTAATGgtaaatattataaagttaagaAGATGTAAATGAGATTAACAAGCATAACGAGCTACTTCACGAGCCCAGCCAATTCAAATCGGTTTATTATTGTGATAAAGAATTGAGTCTTAATAGCCaatgtgagattttttttattttaacatttttaataaataatttcgTTACTAAACTTTCTAggtaaatattttcaccatcgAAACATTTTGGTCATACCACCTGTTCGGTGGGACAAGGTAATGTTCCCATGCTAAGCAATTAGCGTGACAACATATCTGGCCATGTTAGGAGGGGTGAcacggtaaaaaaatattcatacgGTAAAAAATTGTGCTCGTGAggcttagtaataaaattatttattaaaaagatttaaaaaaaataaaaattccaaaTGTGGCTTGTTATCCACCCTTTTAGGGATGCTAGTTGCTACGCCATTTACACCTGGTAGGGCGGTGTTTACTACCCGCTCTGTTCTAAACTATGTTCAAAATATGTTGATGGCTATTTTGATGGCTCATATTTACTGTTTGTAGTCATGGGCAGTGATGGATCTGCATGGACGCTAGGTGGTCTCTAGCCCCTACTACTCGCTCTAATGCCATGGAGACTTCTCTAGCCCTCACTAAACTTTCTATCGtagttttatagaaaaaaattaaagttctTCCtaaaaattgaagaaaagagATTTTCACTGTTACTTTCTTCCTAATCCGCCCCTGGTCGGACTAGCCCGCAGGCAGCactcatcaaaaaatatatactgtgAATTGTgagcaaaagagaaaagatgatgGCTGTCAACCGCAGGGTCACATGCTGAGATAAGTTGATCTGACCTGATGTCAATGTGGATACACTTTGCAGAGTTCCAGGAGTTAGGGTCATGCAGCAGTGTCAGAGCATGATATGATGATGCATGTGTGGATGAATGTGAAAGACGAGAGTATCCTGTAGCTCTTTTGGTCCACCTAGGCTACACGAGGAATCTCATGGACCTGATCTGATAGGATAATTGTTTGTCTGGCAGCCATggatgcatcgatcgatcgatctctgctCATTCACAGTCGAGTTGAGATCTGAACGTTACATATGGCGCCTCAAATTGAGGTGGCAAGCGTGGTCGTATTTAGAGGCTTTAACACAGTGGTACGGGATCTACAGTTTGAAGATGACCAACCAGTGGTTACATACAGTTCATAATATAtgtgtagagagagagagagattgcagagTGAATTAACCCCGTGCCCTACAGATGCCTCCCAACAGCACGTTGATCAACTTGTCCTTTGTTGCAAACAGATGCCTAAACAGCTCACAGATCGAATTGCGCTCAAGTACAGCTCTCACAACTCATCGAAGAAACAGTGCCCCCTGCATCCGCAAACACGGCAGGGCCCCCCAGAAACATAATATGATCGTCCAAGCAAATCtacctccatttttttcttcacgaTCATGATCAAACCTCAGTTTCGATCATCACAGCTCATGTCTCGTAACATCTTAGGATCCACAtgttagggggtgtttagttggtgaaataaaaatttttgcatgtcagatcagatgtttgaccggatatcggaaggggtttttggacacgaatgaaaaaaaacgaatttcacggctggcctgtaaaccgcgagatgatttttttgaacctgattaatccatcattagtacatgtgggttactgtagcacttatagttaatcacgtactaattaggcttaaaagatctgtctcacgatttctcacgtaactgtacaattagttttttgttttatctatgtttaatactctatttaggtgtcagaagattcgatgtgatgtttttggatgaaaatttttgggaactaatcAGCCCCTTAGTGACACGTCCGGTAACAAATTTGGTGGTGAGGCCGTTGAGATCTGAACGCCggctgagagagagagctgtGACCGCAGCTAAACGAAACAGTTACCGGTGGTGGCTTGATGCCAACGTGATCCACATCCAGAAGCAATCTAGATAGAGAGAACACGTAAACGGTGGAGATGGCTGCTCCAGGAAGCAGCACATGCTCTCTGCCGATCGAGCACGCCTGCGCCGCTCTGGAACCAGGGAAATATGCACAtgatagtagtagtagactGACCGGATCTTCGTCTCCAAGCTTCCTCTTTTCTTCACCCAAGGATTGATGAATGGCAACCACCAAATTCACCAACCGCTGTAGCACGCGGCCCCCGCTCGCTGTTCTGCACATGAGCATACTTAGATTAGAACCAACGTGTATCCTGGGGTTACACGACGCTAGTAAACTAgtaatgccttttttttccacgGTCACGGTAAACACGAGATTTTGGATGGCAATGTAACTTTGACGACTAAGTTCGATCGCGATCCATTTATGaaacctaaaaataaactgatgTTTTAACAGAAAAATTCAACTTAAAACATGCTAAAATGTGGTGTCAAGGAGGGGTAAAGAaacctttctcttttttttttccctccacTGCATGAATGTTAACAAACGAggtttaggggttgtttagatagagctaaactttttagcctcatgtcacatcggatgtttgaatactaatttgaagtattaaacatagactattaataaagaataattttaccgtccttgagaaggtaccatgagatacgaaaatttcagtgtaaaattttggtacctagtTACtgtgaggtaccaaattttacactaaaaatttagtaccttatgataccttctcaaggactataaaattgctcattaataaaacccatccataatcttaaaactaattcacaagacgaatctagtaagcctaattaatccatgattagcctatatgatgctacagtaaatatttgttaattatgaattaattaggcttaaaaaatttatctcgtgtattagctctcatttatgaaattaatgtttttattagtctatgtttaatacttcaaattagtgtctaaatatctgatgtgactagcgactaaaaataaatccattCAAACAAACACCTCTAATCATGCTCACCTATGGTCATACCGGAGGGGGGGCCCGGGGACAGGTCTGcattccttccttccttccttaaCAATGGCAGGCTCTGATCGATCTAGGCTGAATCTGACGAGGGATGACGATGGTGCAAGAGCCTGACAGCCATCACATGCCCATGCCCACAATGATCAGCCCACATGTGCCTTGCACAGTATTGTATTGCTCGTTGCTGTGGTTGTGGCCTCCGTAGGACCAGCCATACATACCAGTCGTCGCTGCAATGCATTGCAACGTAATTGCAcacatcttcttcttctctgtcTCTCATTCTTAAATCAAAGCAGTagcctctccctcctcctgctcTTGACATAGCCAGCCATGAGGATGAGGTCCATGAGCAACATTCTTCTGAACTCAACCTGTCAAACAGAAGAGAAAGAggtagagagagaagagagatagaTGGCAGTAGTCTGAGAGAATAGaacagaagaagaaagaagagaaaaattaaGGAAAGGAGAGCTCTGTGTAAGGCCTGCATCTACGTGTTTGCTTTCTCTCTTTGGCTGGGTGTGTTCTTGGTGCCAGAGCTAGGCTGGTTCATTGTGTTCTGTTACTGTGCTGCTCTGCCATGGAGTGAGTCAAGAGGCCTCGTGCGTTCATCTCCGTTTCTTGGGGTGTTTCCTCAGCAAGAACCCAAGAAAATGCCGTCCAGGATGATGCAGGCGTTCGCGCAGGAGGCGTCGGACTTGGACCGGCAGATGGGCTGCATGGCCGGCGTGTTCCAGATCttcgaccgccgccgccttctcacCGCGCGCCAACGTGGCGGCCACCGATCCCGAGGCACGCCGCCACCAGGTACCATGCCaaattcttcttcctctctctatGTTCTTCTGCagcgtgctcttcttctgtctcttttttttctctcttctcatgCCCGCAAGAAGACCCTGCCAAGTTTGTCAGGAAGACAAAACTGAACACTAACTGTCCTGTGGAGATATGAACAGTGTTACTGGCAGTAGATGCTAAACTAAGacaggattaaaaaaattgtttcacTTAGAAAGTAGTACAAGTAAGAACAGGGAGGTACATGAAGAGGAAACTGACACCAACTTCAAAAGTTGCAGGAATATAGCTGTAGCACATAGGAAGGTCAAACTAACCAATGAACAGAAATGCTTATGCAATTCagatatttatcattttttttctgaaacaaaTCAAAGGATTTGGGTGATATTTTCTTGATTAAGTCCAACTTTGAAATTCTAGATATTCTTGACGATacttatcattttattttttttctagtttgaGTTAGATAGTTATCCCTAATTGCAGTAAGTTTCTTTTGGTTTGTACCCAACTACAATTCATAATAATTACTGTTTTTCGTGAATACTTTCTTTAGGCCATGATTTGCCAAACAGCAACAGCAATGTCTCGGTTCAGAACCCATCTGCTTCAAACATCACTCTGGTAAATTTCTTGCTGTGCTGTGCATACATACATCCCAAGTTCGCAGTTCAGTGCCCTCAAGGACACAGGTTTTAACCTGAAACTCCACACTTGTTGTGTAGGACAAAACCTTCAGCAGAAGTATGACCGAGAACAGCAGCCTCTCGATGGAGTCATCATCGCGggcatcttcttcttcctcgtcacGCTCTTCGTTCTCATCGACTGACATCATCAACAAACCagtgcaacagcagcagctctCCTACATCAGTGAAGATCGCTTTGTGGGCAAGCCACCAAGAAGCTGCTCACAAAGTGTGAAGTGTGGCTTCAGAGACATTGTGAAGGGGTCCATCAACCGGGAACCCCATGGCCTGGCCATCAAGACGTCGGCGAAGGAGTCTAGAAAAGGGTTGCACAAGGACTCGCCAAGGCCGTTGCTCATCTCCAAGTCATCAGATGGAACCTACGTGATCGGGATCGACAGGAGCACCGGATCAGTTCCTGCGAATTCTCACGAATCCAGCAGGCCGCCGCGCTTCTCGTGCGACGATCGACAGCTCCTGCGGCCGGTTGAGGTTGAGGCTCAGGACAGCAAGAAGCCTCCAGCAAAGCTCAGGGAGCTTCCCAGGCTTTCCTTGGATAGTAGAAAGGAGTCCATGAACCCACGATCACGTCATCACACGAACTCTGGTTACGTGAGAGCTGATGACAACCTCCTGGATGCTTTGAAGCACCAGGAATCGCCGAGCCATCAACGGGCCAGCAGTGTGGTCGCCAAGCTCATGGGGTTGGAAGGAAATCTTGACGTCCATGAGCCGTCAAGGCCACCCAGACCTGTCCATGACACACAAAACGATCGGTCGTCACACTACCACAGGAGCAGCAAGAGCCAAGATCAGAGCGCCTCACTGCAGAGTAGCCACTCTCCAGTACTGAAAACCAATCCTTCTCCAAGAGTTCTCACTGAGGCAGCCCCCTGGAGGCAGAACGAGAGAGCTGCAGCAGGACATGAAGCTGAAGTGAGGCCAAGAAGCGCATCCATCTACGCTGACATACAGAGAAGACTCAGAGGCCTGGAGTTGTCAGAGTGCAACAAGGAACTGAGGGCTCTCAGGATACTGAGCACATTGCACAAAAAGGATAGCCCAGGCCAGAGCGACAGCAATCCTCAACTAACAGCCATCCAAAAGGAAGCCTCTGAACAGATCATTGATTCTGAAAAGTTCCAGTCTCCAATTGTGATCATGAAACCAGCAAGATGCATCACAAAACCTGATGCTTCGCATACTTCGGTTGCTCCCCTTTCAAGGCCAAAAGGCACAAGGAGGCCACGGCAAGAAGAGACATCTTTCACCAGGAGGAATGAAAACAGTGTTAGCAAGAGAAATCATTCTCCAAAGGGAAGTGCTCATTCCAATGGCGATGAACCTGTTAATTCTGCAAGATCACCAAGGCTTTCTAGTCCATTGAGCCCAAGGCTGGCGCCGAAGAAGGCAGACTCTGAAAGGAGATCCCGTCCACTGGTTTTGCCAATGTCACCAGGCAAGAAATCCAAAGAAACAGCGTCGCCAAGGGGCAGGCTAAGATCAAGACACTCACAAGCAAAGAGCATCTCTGATGACGACGATGTGTCGCAGATGTCTGAAACTAAAATCAGCTTGGCAAAGCAGATTGATATAGGTGTCATTGATCATCCGAATCCTCTGAATGCCAACTCCTCATATATCCATCAAAGAAACTTAGCTTCAGCAGCCAGTTGTGAGGTATAGAAAACTAACTGTAGTATATATAACCTCTAAAGTGCTTActgttatgaaaatattatttggcACTAACAACTGATTGACAAAACATTTTTCCAGGAAATGCCTACAGTTCTACCTGCAGACAAGAAGATGATCCATCCACAGGAGAACATTCCCAGTCCTGTATCAGTTCTTGATGCAACATTCTATCATGAAAGGTCATCACCTTCTCTTAAGAGAATCTCAGATTCCTTCAAAGGTGAGGAATGAACTGACAAGCAATTCTTCCGCATACTTTTACAACGAGTTTTCCTGTTTGTAACATTGTTAGGCATAGGACAAGCATACTTAGCTGTAAGCACATCCACCAATCATAGTGACATGAAACCAATAATCAATGCAACCCAATATTGCTTGTGGTCCTTTCAGATCAGAAGGATCACAGTAAATTGACAGTTGCAGACACACATGAAAAGTGTTTTCTTGTGCCAAACAGTTAAGAGAGTACAATTCCTCCGCTGCCTGCTATTGTTCATGTCTGCACCTAACATCTACAAGGAACCCCACATGTTGCACTTGCCATGAAGGAACATGATATATGTTGGTTAATGCGGATACATGCTTATGTAGATGAGCCCatcaattatttgatttttatagatGAGCTAGATAGACATGGATTATCGACTTAATTATCTGCCTTTTATTTCACTTGTTAGACGGTGAGACGCATACGTCAGATGAGAGTTGGAACCCAACAAGCCTCCCTGATACACCACCTTCAAAGACAAGCAACGAGTGCAACCAGATAAAGCCAGAAAACATGAAAGCCCTCATCCAAAAGCTCGAGCTCCTGCAAATGTTGAGTGAGGAAGCTCTGAAAACCGATGAGACATTTTCATCAGTTGCTGCCAATAAAGATCACCAGTACCTCCACGAGATACTTTCAGCATCCGGGCTCCTACACAAcaaactaaattttcaaatgatgCCTCATCAGTTGCGACCATCAAGTTACCCGATTAATCCAGAGCTTTTCCTCATCCTTGAACAAGCAAAACCAGATGGAGAGAAGCTCCACCGTAGGCTCATATTTGATCTTGCAAATGAGCTCCTCGCCCAGCAAATGGATGCCAACCACACTGCGAATTCATCAGTGCCGTTCTTTCAGTCAAAGAAGTTAAGTGGGTGGCAACTTTTCAAGGACTTGTGTGCAGAGATTGACAGGGTCCAGTCCGAGTCATCAATGATAAGGTGCtctgaagaagaagatagCAGGCTAGCAGATGATGCAGTGCAAGGCATGAAAGAATGGAAGAGTTTGGATAGTGAACTGCAAGGAATTGTTTTGGCCATTGAAAAATACATCTTTAAAGATCTTATTGATGAGATAGTTAGTGGAGAAGACAAAGAGAAGGTGCACCTGACGCAATGGAAGCTAAGGAGGCAGTTATCTTTCATCAGCATATAGGACAAACTGCTGCTCTTAGGAAGCTTAGCTAATGGTACCTGTAACAGAttcaagtttttcttttctttttttgcggAATGTAACATTTTAAGCTGGTTATAGAATGTATGAGTTGACTGACATATATAGATCTATGTGAGCAAGCAAGCAACAACGCTGAGATGTTGACATAAGAAGCCAAAATAAAAGGTCCCCAAAAATTTCCTGTTAAATGTTTCCCGGTCCGACAAAAGATCCCTTTCTCATTCATTTTACTATCTTTT from Oryza brachyantha chromosome 3, ObraRS2, whole genome shotgun sequence carries:
- the LOC102723032 gene encoding protein LONGIFOLIA 2-like, with amino-acid sequence MPSRMMQAFAQEASDLDRQMGCMAGVFQIFDRRRLLTARQRGGHRSRGTPPPGHDLPNSNSNVSVQNPSASNITLDKTFSRSMTENSSLSMESSSRASSSSSSRSSFSSTDIINKPVQQQQLSYISEDRFVGKPPRSCSQSVKCGFRDIVKGSINREPHGLAIKTSAKESRKGLHKDSPRPLLISKSSDGTYVIGIDRSTGSVPANSHESSRPPRFSCDDRQLLRPVEVEAQDSKKPPAKLRELPRLSLDSRKESMNPRSRHHTNSGYVRADDNLLDALKHQESPSHQRASSVVAKLMGLEGNLDVHEPSRPPRPVHDTQNDRSSHYHRSSKSQDQSASLQSSHSPVLKTNPSPRVLTEAAPWRQNERAAAGHEAEVRPRSASIYADIQRRLRGLELSECNKELRALRILSTLHKKDSPGQSDSNPQLTAIQKEASEQIIDSEKFQSPIVIMKPARCITKPDASHTSVAPLSRPKGTRRPRQEETSFTRRNENSVSKRNHSPKGSAHSNGDEPVNSARSPRLSSPLSPRLAPKKADSERRSRPLVLPMSPGKKSKETASPRGRLRSRHSQAKSISDDDDVSQMSETKISLAKQIDIGVIDHPNPLNANSSYIHQRNLASAASCEEMPTVLPADKKMIHPQENIPSPVSVLDATFYHERSSPSLKRISDSFKDGETHTSDESWNPTSLPDTPPSKTSNECNQIKPENMKALIQKLELLQMLSEEALKTDETFSSVAANKDHQYLHEILSASGLLHNKLNFQMMPHQLRPSSYPINPELFLILEQAKPDGEKLHRRLIFDLANELLAQQMDANHTANSSVPFFQSKKLSGWQLFKDLCAEIDRVQSESSMIRCSEEEDSRLADDAVQGMKEWKSLDSELQGIVLAIEKYIFKDLIDEIVSGEDKEKVHLTQWKLRRQLSFISI